A stretch of Arthrobacter sp. NEB 688 DNA encodes these proteins:
- a CDS encoding GntG family PLP-dependent aldolase, giving the protein MTDVVADLLSDTLTRPTLAMREAMANADVGDDVFGEDPTVRALEEHVAGLLGHEAGLFTPTGSMANQLGLRLHVAPGRELVADQQAHVVRAELGAAAVFSGITSRTWASERGLLDPAGPMSLVTTGVGPYQVETSLVVVENTHNFGGGTVQPIEAIREVRAATTALGVAMHLDGARLWNAHVASGVPLADYGREFDTVSVCLSKGLGAPVGSVLVGSADAMAEARIWRKRYGGGMRQVGILAAAGLHALEHHLERLADDHARARRFAEACAAAVPGVIDPATVETNIVVLDVGAAGTTSAAFVEALLAHGIRTYAVGPKAVRLVWHLDVDDAGTEAAIRAAREVLTTD; this is encoded by the coding sequence GTGACCGACGTCGTCGCGGACCTCCTGTCCGACACCCTGACCCGTCCGACCCTCGCGATGCGCGAGGCGATGGCCAACGCCGACGTCGGCGACGACGTCTTCGGCGAGGACCCCACCGTCCGCGCCCTCGAGGAGCACGTCGCCGGGCTGCTCGGCCACGAGGCGGGGCTGTTCACGCCGACCGGCTCGATGGCCAACCAGCTCGGGCTGCGGCTGCACGTCGCGCCGGGCCGCGAGCTCGTCGCCGACCAGCAGGCCCACGTCGTGCGCGCCGAGCTCGGGGCGGCGGCGGTGTTCTCGGGCATCACGAGCCGCACCTGGGCCAGCGAGCGCGGGCTGCTCGACCCGGCCGGGCCGATGTCGCTCGTGACGACCGGCGTCGGCCCGTACCAGGTCGAGACCTCGCTCGTCGTCGTCGAGAACACGCACAACTTCGGCGGCGGGACGGTGCAGCCGATCGAGGCCATCCGCGAGGTGCGGGCGGCGACGACGGCTCTCGGGGTGGCGATGCACCTCGACGGCGCCCGGCTCTGGAACGCGCACGTCGCGTCCGGGGTGCCGCTGGCCGACTACGGCCGCGAGTTCGACACGGTGTCCGTCTGCCTGTCCAAGGGCCTCGGCGCCCCCGTCGGCTCGGTGCTCGTCGGCTCCGCCGACGCGATGGCCGAGGCGCGCATCTGGCGCAAGCGCTACGGCGGCGGGATGCGCCAGGTCGGCATCCTCGCCGCGGCCGGTCTGCACGCGCTCGAGCACCACCTCGAGCGGCTCGCGGACGACCACGCCCGGGCGCGGCGGTTCGCCGAGGCCTGTGCCGCAGCCGTCCCCGGTGTCATCGACCCCGCCACCGTCGAGACGAACATCGTCGTCCTCGACGTCGGGGCGGCCGGGACGACGTCCGCGGCGTTCGTCGAGGCGCTGCTCGCCCACGGGATCCGCACGTACGCCGTCGGGCCGAAGGCCGTCCGCCTCGTCTGGCACCTCGACGTCGACGACGCGGGGACCGAGGCCGCCATCCGGGCCGCGCGCGAGGTGCTCACCACGGACTGA
- a CDS encoding DMT family transporter produces MTGSPRLARTATLLLLFVTAVWGSTFFLIRDLVETVPPTDFLAVRFAIAAVVMFAVFRRQTLALSRADLRLGVALGVLYGLAQVLQTVGLAHTDASVSGFVTGTYVVLTPVLGALLLRDRVDAVTWGAVLLTTAGLAVLSLRGLSVGYGEGVTLASAVLYAGHIIVLGRWSTPSAAVGLATVQAAVIALVAGVGAVPGGLTLPSGGGQWASVLYMALVAGAAALWAQTWAQAHLTATRAAIVMAMEPVFAAFFAVLLGGESATPRLLFGGGLVVASMYLVELRGMLARRRLRGASAAEDPPVEALHHDV; encoded by the coding sequence GTGACCGGCTCCCCCCGCCTCGCCCGCACGGCGACGCTCCTCCTGCTGTTCGTCACGGCCGTCTGGGGCTCGACGTTCTTCCTCATCCGCGACCTCGTCGAGACCGTCCCGCCGACCGACTTCCTCGCGGTGCGCTTCGCGATCGCGGCCGTCGTGATGTTCGCCGTCTTCCGGCGCCAGACCCTCGCCCTCTCGCGCGCCGACCTGCGGCTCGGCGTCGCCCTCGGGGTGCTCTACGGGCTGGCCCAGGTGCTGCAGACGGTCGGGCTCGCGCACACCGACGCGTCGGTGTCGGGGTTCGTCACCGGCACCTACGTCGTCCTCACACCGGTCCTCGGCGCCCTCCTGCTGCGCGACCGCGTGGATGCCGTGACGTGGGGCGCGGTGCTGCTGACGACCGCCGGGCTCGCCGTGCTGTCGCTGCGCGGGCTGTCGGTGGGCTACGGCGAGGGCGTGACGCTCGCCTCCGCCGTCCTCTACGCCGGCCACATCATCGTCCTCGGGCGGTGGTCGACCCCGTCGGCGGCCGTCGGGCTCGCCACGGTGCAGGCGGCGGTCATCGCCCTCGTCGCCGGCGTGGGTGCCGTGCCGGGCGGCCTGACCCTGCCCAGCGGCGGCGGCCAGTGGGCCTCGGTCCTCTACATGGCCCTCGTCGCCGGGGCCGCGGCCCTCTGGGCGCAGACCTGGGCCCAGGCGCACCTCACGGCGACGCGCGCGGCCATCGTCATGGCGATGGAGCCGGTCTTCGCGGCGTTCTTCGCCGTGCTGCTCGGCGGCGAGTCCGCCACGCCCCGGCTGCTGTTCGGCGGCGGGCTGGTCGTGGCGTCGATGTACCTCGTCGAGCTGCGCGGGATGCTCGCGCGCCGGCGTCTCCGGGGCGCGAGCGCGGCGGAGGACCCGCCGGTCGAGGCCCTGCACCACGACGTCTGA
- the pknB gene encoding Stk1 family PASTA domain-containing Ser/Thr kinase, with protein sequence MSSTGDALIGRTLDGRYRVLSRLADGGMATVYLALDERLEREVALKVMRPHLVHDEAFVSRFRREARSAASLSHPNVVAVFDQGQDGGHAFLAMEYVPGQTLRDVLDTEGSLSPRAALDLLEPVLMALAEAHGKGLIHRDVKPENVIINDNGTVKVADFGLARAVSSQTMTSSTGVLLGTVAYLSPEQVERGVADARSDVYAAGLVLFEMLTGTKAFTGETPIHIAYQHVHGGIPAPSERVPGLPAALDELVAESTARDPDERPADAAELLALLRRTRAGLSATELDARPAGVAAAAAASVPTSTTALPVRDRSALAPAADTARTTAIDVGSRPIEGVVVDDRHRRPRNWWPAAAASVLLAAATAWFFFLGPGATATVPSVLDRPQEQAVAALRTAELDATVQQAFSEDVASGTVMEVRPGVGSTVRRGSDVVLTVSKGRERYAVPDLLGSSLAEARRQLESGSLALGKVTEAFSEKVPDGQVVSASPKAGTQLKRDATVALVVSKGRQPITVPDLTGKDAAQARTALEDLGLTVDADRQENSDTVAKGAVVSQSPRDGTLFRGDTVTLVVSKGPVLVDVPNVVGKQLPEARRLLEGAGFQVKVERALGGIFGTVRFQDPENGKAPKGTTVTVTIV encoded by the coding sequence GTGTCATCCACCGGCGACGCGCTCATCGGGCGCACCCTCGACGGCCGCTACCGCGTGCTGTCGCGCCTCGCCGACGGCGGGATGGCCACCGTCTACCTCGCCCTCGACGAGCGTCTCGAGCGCGAGGTCGCGCTCAAGGTGATGCGGCCCCACCTCGTCCACGACGAGGCGTTCGTCAGCCGCTTCCGGCGCGAGGCCCGCTCGGCCGCCTCTCTCTCGCACCCCAACGTCGTCGCCGTCTTCGACCAAGGCCAGGACGGGGGGCACGCCTTCCTCGCGATGGAGTACGTGCCCGGCCAGACCCTGCGCGACGTCCTGGACACCGAGGGCTCGCTCTCGCCACGGGCCGCCCTCGACCTGCTCGAGCCGGTGCTCATGGCGCTCGCCGAGGCGCACGGCAAGGGCCTGATCCACCGCGACGTCAAGCCCGAGAACGTCATCATCAACGACAACGGCACCGTCAAGGTCGCCGACTTCGGGCTGGCGCGGGCGGTCTCGAGCCAGACGATGACCAGCTCCACCGGGGTGCTGCTCGGCACGGTCGCCTACCTCTCCCCCGAGCAGGTCGAGCGCGGCGTCGCCGATGCGCGCTCCGACGTCTACGCCGCCGGGCTCGTCCTCTTCGAGATGCTGACGGGCACCAAGGCCTTCACCGGCGAGACGCCCATCCACATCGCCTACCAGCACGTGCACGGCGGGATCCCGGCCCCGTCCGAGCGCGTCCCGGGGCTGCCCGCCGCGCTCGACGAGCTCGTCGCCGAGTCCACGGCCCGCGACCCCGACGAGCGCCCCGCCGACGCCGCCGAGCTGCTGGCGCTGCTGCGCCGCACCCGCGCCGGCCTGTCCGCCACCGAGCTCGACGCCCGGCCCGCGGGGGTCGCGGCCGCCGCCGCGGCGAGCGTCCCGACCTCGACCACGGCCCTGCCGGTGCGCGACCGCAGCGCCCTGGCCCCCGCCGCGGACACCGCCCGCACGACCGCCATCGACGTCGGGTCGCGCCCGATCGAGGGCGTCGTCGTCGACGACCGGCACCGCCGGCCGCGCAACTGGTGGCCCGCCGCGGCCGCCTCCGTCCTCCTCGCGGCCGCGACCGCCTGGTTCTTCTTCCTCGGGCCGGGCGCCACGGCCACCGTCCCCTCGGTGCTCGACCGGCCGCAGGAGCAGGCCGTCGCCGCGCTCCGCACCGCCGAGCTCGACGCCACGGTGCAGCAGGCGTTCTCGGAGGACGTCGCGAGCGGCACCGTCATGGAGGTGCGTCCCGGCGTGGGCTCGACCGTCCGGCGCGGCAGCGACGTCGTCCTCACCGTCTCCAAGGGCCGGGAGCGCTACGCCGTCCCCGACCTGCTCGGCTCCTCGCTCGCCGAGGCCCGCCGCCAGCTGGAGTCCGGCAGCCTCGCGCTGGGCAAGGTCACGGAGGCGTTCTCCGAGAAGGTCCCCGACGGCCAGGTGGTCTCGGCCTCGCCGAAGGCCGGGACTCAGCTCAAGCGCGACGCCACCGTCGCGCTCGTCGTGTCCAAGGGCCGCCAGCCGATCACGGTCCCAGACCTCACGGGCAAGGACGCGGCGCAGGCCCGGACGGCGCTGGAGGACCTCGGGCTCACGGTCGACGCCGACCGCCAGGAGAACAGCGACACGGTGGCCAAGGGCGCGGTCGTCAGCCAGTCGCCGCGCGACGGCACGCTGTTCCGCGGCGACACCGTCACGCTCGTCGTCTCCAAGGGCCCGGTCCTCGTCGACGTGCCGAACGTCGTCGGCAAGCAGCTGCCGGAGGCCCGCCGCCTCCTCGAGGGCGCCGGCTTCCAGGTCAAGGTCGAGCGCGCGCTCGGCGGCATCTTCGGCACCGTCCGCTTCCAGGACCCCGAGAACGGCAAGGCCCCCAAGGGCACGACCGTGACGGTCACCATCGTCTGA
- a CDS encoding LysM peptidoglycan-binding domain-containing protein, producing the protein MVTAAPPPAAPAATLHAVVAPVRVAPHGWTTHTVRDGETLDGIAQRYRTTVRVLASHNGIRNPGMIHAGDRLSVPRTSGSASSGSSGSSSSGSSRSAVHVVRDGDTMSGIAARYGVSLAGLLKTNHRSASSLIHVGDRIVVRGGKAGSSSSKAASRSSKPASRTYVARSGDTLGGIAARYDTTVGDLARASGISSRSLLQVGQRLRVPTTAAHAVSDTFNGVRYPAGVVGAARRNHDLLARRSVPSRTETKRLIAETARRHGVDPRLAMAVGYQESGWNQRAVSPANAVGVMQVIPSGGDWASSLVGRRLNLLDTRDNITAGVVMLRALGRAASGTDQAIAGYYQGLASVQRHGMYSDTKAYVRSIKRLRATM; encoded by the coding sequence ATGGTCACCGCCGCCCCTCCCCCTGCTGCTCCCGCCGCCACGCTGCACGCCGTCGTGGCCCCCGTCCGGGTCGCCCCGCACGGCTGGACGACCCACACCGTCCGCGACGGCGAGACCCTCGACGGCATCGCGCAGCGCTACCGGACGACGGTGCGGGTCCTCGCCTCGCACAACGGCATCCGCAACCCCGGGATGATCCACGCCGGCGACCGCCTGTCGGTGCCGCGCACGTCCGGCAGCGCGTCCTCCGGCTCGTCGGGCTCCTCCTCCTCCGGCTCCTCGCGCAGCGCGGTCCACGTCGTGCGCGACGGCGACACGATGAGCGGCATCGCCGCCCGCTACGGCGTCTCCCTCGCCGGCCTGCTCAAGACCAACCACCGCTCCGCGAGCAGCCTCATCCACGTCGGCGACCGGATCGTCGTGCGCGGCGGGAAGGCCGGCTCGTCCTCCTCCAAGGCCGCCTCCCGCTCCTCGAAGCCCGCCTCGCGCACGTACGTCGCCCGCTCCGGCGACACCCTCGGCGGCATCGCGGCCCGCTACGACACGACCGTCGGCGACCTCGCGCGGGCCAGCGGCATCTCCTCGCGCTCGCTCCTCCAGGTCGGCCAGCGCCTGCGGGTGCCGACGACCGCCGCGCACGCGGTCTCCGACACCTTCAACGGCGTCCGCTACCCCGCGGGGGTCGTCGGCGCCGCCCGCCGCAACCACGACCTCCTCGCGCGCCGCTCGGTGCCGAGCCGGACCGAGACCAAGCGGCTCATCGCCGAGACCGCCCGGCGGCACGGGGTCGACCCCCGCCTCGCGATGGCCGTCGGCTACCAGGAGTCGGGCTGGAACCAGCGGGCCGTCTCCCCCGCCAACGCCGTCGGCGTCATGCAGGTCATCCCCTCCGGCGGCGACTGGGCCTCCTCGCTCGTCGGCCGGCGGCTGAACCTCCTCGACACCCGCGACAACATCACCGCCGGGGTCGTCATGCTCCGGGCGCTCGGCCGCGCCGCGTCGGGCACGGACCAGGCGATCGCCGGCTACTACCAGGGCCTGGCGTCGGTCCAGCGGCACGGGATGTACTCCGACACCAAGGCCTACGTGCGCTCGATCAAGCGCCTGCGCGCGACCATGTGA
- a CDS encoding Rv2175c family DNA-binding protein gives MSETPSTPDSAPGSARDELDALVPEWLTVPDLVERLGRRLSDVRTLLEERELISVRRGERNVVSVPAGFVDAEGPLPELRGTFTVLADGGMDDAEIIRWLHTPDDTLPVPGTPLDAIRAGFKTEVRRRAMEEAF, from the coding sequence GTGAGCGAGACCCCCAGCACCCCCGACAGCGCCCCCGGCAGCGCCCGCGACGAGCTCGACGCCCTCGTCCCCGAGTGGCTGACCGTCCCCGACCTCGTCGAGCGCCTCGGCCGCCGCCTCTCCGACGTCCGCACCCTCCTCGAGGAGCGCGAGCTCATCTCGGTGCGTCGCGGCGAGCGCAACGTCGTCTCGGTGCCGGCCGGCTTCGTCGACGCCGAGGGGCCGCTGCCCGAGCTGCGCGGCACCTTCACCGTCCTCGCCGACGGAGGGATGGACGACGCCGAGATCATCCGCTGGCTGCACACCCCCGACGACACGCTGCCGGTGCCCGGCACGCCGCTCGACGCCATCCGCGCCGGCTTCAAGACCGAGGTCCGCCGGCGCGCGATGGAGGAGGCCTTCTAG
- a CDS encoding polyprenyl synthetase family protein, translated as MTSVLDTADLRGRVQRALDDELAAQAHVLAELGPDVEDLLLAIGDLLRGGKRLRAAFLYWGGRAAGLPDSEALVRLAAAMELFQAAALIHDDVMDDSDTRRGMPAAHRALATRHADRGWSGDDARFGLAGAVLAGNLCLTWTDELYATCGLPDADVARGRPVFDRMRTQLMAGQFLDVVESVRPWDGLPDDERVARAGRVIRYKSAKYTVEHPLLIGASVGGMDAAGLDALSRYGLDVGRAFQLRDDLLGVFGDPGETGKPAGDDLREGKRTVLLAHALAGSDAGGRARVEQLVGRPDLAAGDVDELRGLITGSGAVTVLEDEIARLADSARAALGAAPALDPQARTVLLELVATATARRA; from the coding sequence GTGACCAGCGTGCTCGACACCGCCGACCTGCGCGGGCGGGTGCAGCGTGCCCTCGACGACGAGCTCGCCGCGCAGGCCCACGTCCTCGCCGAGCTCGGCCCGGACGTCGAGGACCTCCTCCTCGCGATCGGCGACCTCCTGCGCGGCGGCAAGCGGCTGCGCGCCGCCTTCCTCTACTGGGGCGGGCGCGCCGCCGGCCTCCCGGACTCCGAGGCGCTCGTGCGCCTGGCGGCCGCGATGGAGCTCTTCCAGGCCGCGGCGCTCATCCACGACGACGTCATGGACGACTCCGACACCCGCCGCGGGATGCCCGCCGCCCACCGCGCGCTCGCGACCCGCCACGCCGACCGCGGCTGGTCCGGCGACGACGCCCGCTTCGGCCTCGCGGGCGCGGTGCTCGCCGGCAACCTCTGCCTCACCTGGACCGACGAGCTCTACGCGACCTGCGGCCTGCCCGACGCCGACGTCGCGCGCGGCCGCCCCGTCTTCGACCGGATGCGCACCCAGCTGATGGCCGGGCAGTTCCTCGACGTCGTCGAGTCCGTGCGCCCCTGGGACGGCCTGCCCGACGACGAGCGCGTCGCCCGCGCCGGCCGGGTCATCCGCTACAAGAGCGCCAAGTACACGGTCGAGCACCCGCTGCTCATCGGCGCGAGCGTCGGCGGGATGGACGCCGCCGGGCTCGACGCGCTCTCGCGCTACGGCCTCGACGTCGGCCGCGCCTTCCAGCTGCGCGACGACCTGCTCGGCGTCTTCGGCGACCCCGGCGAGACCGGCAAGCCGGCCGGCGACGACCTGCGCGAGGGCAAGCGCACCGTCCTGCTCGCGCACGCCCTCGCGGGCAGCGACGCCGGCGGGCGCGCCCGGGTCGAGCAGCTCGTGGGACGCCCGGACCTCGCGGCCGGCGACGTCGACGAGCTGCGCGGCCTCATCACCGGCTCGGGGGCGGTCACCGTCCTCGAGGACGAGATCGCCCGGCTGGCCGACTCCGCCCGCGCCGCGCTCGGCGCCGCGCCGGCGCTGGACCCGCAGGCCCGCACCGTGCTGCTCGAGCTCGTCGCGACCGCGACCGCCCGCCGCGCCTGA
- a CDS encoding methylenetetrahydrofolate reductase, producing MAHFGGGGRPEHLVASIPARLRADRPAVSFEFFPPKDDAAEVLLWDAIRRLERVRPAFVSVTYGAGGTSQDRTVRVTGRIADETSLTPLAHLTCVDQSVADLRRVVGQYAASGVRNVLALRGDPPGDVRGEWSSHPDGLDHAEDLVRLVRGLGDFTLGVAAFPDVHPDSPDLDHDVEVLVRKADAGAEFAITQMVFDPATWLRLRDRVAARRDLPVTPGLMPVTSYRQIQRMSELMGTPLPPGVVERLEVVKDDPAAVRAAGVEIAVEIGRRLLDEGAPGLHFITMNRSTATLEVHEALGL from the coding sequence ATGGCCCACTTCGGCGGGGGCGGCCGCCCCGAGCACCTCGTCGCGTCCATCCCGGCGCGCCTGCGGGCGGACCGGCCGGCGGTGAGCTTCGAGTTCTTCCCGCCGAAGGACGACGCCGCCGAGGTCCTCCTCTGGGACGCGATCCGTCGACTGGAGCGTGTGCGACCGGCCTTCGTGTCCGTCACCTACGGCGCCGGCGGCACCAGCCAGGACCGCACCGTGCGGGTCACCGGCCGGATCGCCGACGAGACCTCGCTCACCCCGCTCGCGCACCTCACGTGCGTCGACCAGTCGGTCGCCGACCTGCGCCGCGTCGTCGGGCAGTACGCGGCCTCCGGCGTCCGCAACGTCCTCGCCCTGCGCGGCGACCCGCCCGGCGACGTCCGTGGGGAGTGGAGCAGCCACCCGGACGGCCTCGACCACGCCGAGGACCTCGTCCGCCTCGTCCGCGGGCTCGGTGACTTCACGCTCGGGGTCGCGGCCTTCCCCGACGTCCACCCCGACAGCCCCGACCTCGACCACGACGTCGAGGTGCTCGTCCGCAAGGCCGACGCCGGCGCCGAGTTCGCCATCACCCAGATGGTCTTCGACCCCGCCACGTGGCTGCGGCTGCGCGACCGGGTCGCCGCCCGCCGCGACCTGCCGGTGACTCCCGGGCTCATGCCGGTGACGAGCTACCGGCAGATCCAGCGGATGAGCGAGCTCATGGGCACGCCCCTGCCGCCCGGCGTCGTCGAGCGGCTCGAGGTCGTCAAGGACGACCCCGCGGCCGTGCGCGCGGCCGGGGTCGAGATCGCCGTCGAGATCGGGCGCCGCCTGCTCGACGAGGGCGCGCCGGGGCTGCACTTCATCACGATGAACCGCTCGACCGCCACGCTCGAGGTGCACGAGGCCCTCGGCCTCTGA
- a CDS encoding MmcQ/YjbR family DNA-binding protein, with amino-acid sequence MPERSRIEPSAAVVARVADTVLALPDAYEEDAWTGVRWRVRNKTFAHAAVSQEGYLSTYRDLTGVTRPTTVLTFRSAGEELHALTHMGPPFYKPPWSPTIVGMVLDDDTDWDEVAELVIESYRYCAPAKLGRQLDR; translated from the coding sequence GTGCCGGAGCGATCGCGCATCGAGCCCTCCGCTGCCGTGGTTGCCAGGGTCGCGGACACGGTCTTGGCGCTTCCTGATGCCTACGAGGAGGACGCCTGGACGGGGGTGAGATGGCGGGTCCGGAACAAGACCTTCGCCCACGCTGCCGTGTCGCAGGAGGGCTACCTGTCCACATACCGCGACCTGACCGGGGTGACCCGACCGACCACGGTGCTGACCTTCCGGTCAGCCGGCGAGGAACTTCACGCCCTGACCCACATGGGGCCGCCGTTCTACAAGCCGCCATGGTCGCCCACCATCGTCGGCATGGTGCTCGACGACGACACCGACTGGGACGAGGTCGCCGAGCTCGTGATCGAGAGCTACCGGTACTGCGCACCCGCGAAGCTCGGGCGCCAGCTGGATCGATGA
- a CDS encoding YbaK/EbsC family protein, which produces MSPEPAGVAPQEPPAERDLTTHRRVAGVLETLALHHVRPELRQLPGAVRTAQAAADALGVSPAEIANSLIFAALGADGSRTPLLVLASGGHRVDTAKVASLLELDALERADPDFVREHTGMAIGGVAPVGHPQRLRTVIDVTLGRYDRVWAAAGHSHAVFATTYDELIRITGGQAMDVA; this is translated from the coding sequence ATGTCGCCCGAGCCCGCCGGCGTCGCCCCGCAGGAACCCCCTGCCGAGCGCGACCTCACCACCCACCGCCGCGTCGCGGGGGTGCTCGAGACCCTCGCCCTGCACCACGTCCGCCCCGAGCTGCGCCAGCTGCCCGGGGCGGTCCGCACCGCGCAGGCCGCCGCCGACGCGCTCGGGGTCTCCCCCGCCGAGATCGCCAACAGCCTGATCTTCGCCGCGCTCGGCGCCGACGGCTCCCGCACGCCGCTGCTCGTCCTCGCCTCGGGCGGGCACCGCGTCGACACCGCGAAGGTCGCGAGCCTCCTCGAGCTCGACGCCCTCGAGCGGGCCGACCCCGACTTCGTCCGTGAGCACACCGGGATGGCCATCGGCGGCGTCGCGCCCGTCGGGCACCCGCAGCGGCTGCGGACGGTCATCGACGTCACCCTCGGGCGCTACGACCGGGTCTGGGCGGCCGCCGGGCACAGCCACGCCGTCTTCGCGACGACGTACGACGAGCTGATCCGGATCACCGGCGGCCAGGCGATGGACGTCGCCTGA
- a CDS encoding DUF6504 family protein, whose product MVRRHDDPLEVAGADPAPRSFVWRGRRYTVCAVLDAWQERRPWWREVGEDGAATATERRVWRVEAHPPSGPVGVFDLGRDDDHWLLLRAHD is encoded by the coding sequence ATGGTGCGTCGTCACGACGACCCGCTCGAGGTGGCGGGGGCCGACCCGGCCCCGCGCTCCTTCGTCTGGCGCGGGCGGCGCTACACCGTGTGCGCCGTCCTCGACGCCTGGCAGGAACGGCGCCCCTGGTGGCGCGAGGTGGGGGAGGACGGTGCGGCCACCGCGACCGAGCGACGGGTGTGGCGGGTCGAGGCCCACCCGCCGTCCGGTCCGGTCGGGGTCTTCGACCTCGGCCGCGACGACGACCACTGGCTCCTCCTGCGGGCCCACGACTGA
- a CDS encoding SAV_6107 family HEPN domain-containing protein yields the protein MPHAATTLDLLERSRASLAAACVAGRASTRYLEASLAALRAAAALVASRPAPEAPGAGPHDVWALVARCAPELTEWAERFAAVTGQRVGVETGLVRVTAREADDLLRDAEVLLDLVATRLGVPAAHTTRRLAPVRSA from the coding sequence ATGCCCCACGCCGCCACCACCCTCGACCTCCTCGAACGCTCCCGCGCCTCGCTCGCCGCCGCCTGCGTCGCGGGCCGGGCCTCCACCCGCTACCTCGAGGCCTCGCTCGCCGCGCTGCGGGCCGCCGCCGCGCTCGTCGCGTCCCGGCCGGCCCCCGAGGCCCCCGGCGCCGGGCCGCACGACGTCTGGGCGCTCGTCGCCCGCTGCGCGCCCGAGCTCACCGAGTGGGCCGAGCGCTTCGCCGCCGTGACCGGGCAGCGGGTCGGGGTCGAGACCGGCCTGGTCCGCGTCACCGCCCGCGAGGCCGACGACCTCCTGCGCGACGCCGAGGTCCTCCTCGACCTCGTCGCGACCCGCCTCGGCGTCCCCGCGGCCCACACCACCCGGCGGCTGGCCCCCGTCCGCTCCGCCTGA